Below is a genomic region from Brassica rapa cultivar Chiifu-401-42 chromosome A08, CAAS_Brap_v3.01, whole genome shotgun sequence.
ATAGCTAAACTTATCTCTCTCCAAAACATTTGGTCCATACGATAAAGCAAGAAGAAGAGGGAACAAGATGAAGCATGAAATGAGGAACATGAAGCTACGATGCATatccttcttctttcttctcttcggTTTGCTTCTTGGAAATTTTATAGTCGAAGGTCTTATAGTTTCAACTCATCTCCTGCATATTCTATAAATCTTCTTAGTTATAATCTATTGAATCCACATCAAGACGACtaacaatagtttttttttctttttgaaattctctTGTTTGTGTACTTTTGAATCAGCTTCAAAAGCTCGTTCTATCGACGATACGCTTTCACTTCCCCGACAAGTCCATCTCCCGGTATATTCATAATGAGAGAATTGTTGTCTATTAGTAATTACTACAAGGAAGCAATCgataatatatgatttagttGTATTAATATTGTAAAACGTATGTTACAATATTTTCATACAGTACTCAAGGAGGCATATGATTGGGTCGACGGCACCAACTTGCACTTACAACGAATGCAGAGGATGCAGATACAAATGCAGAGCTGAACAAGTCCCCGTTGAAGGCAATGATCCTATCAACAGTGCTTATCATTACAGATGCGTTTGTCATAGATAATAATGATAATCTCTTCTTTTTGCACTTCTATTGCATCTTTTGTATCGGCTTAATTgcattttgttttttgaatgaGATGTTTTGGTCAAAATTATACTTCATCGTTCTCATATTAGAAGATGGCgtacagtttttttttcctgtattggttaatttgttttgaagtttctatgcaaattaattttaatagtgTATTATGCAGTGTACTACTTTTTTAGTCAAACttttttagttaatatttttaatgtaagatAAAATTATAGGTTATCTAGGTTCTGAATATGTGTGCATTAACCAAAAACATCATAAACGGAACAAATCAAGTATAACTTATTAATATTTCTTGCTTAAATATTAGTAAGACATTTTACTTAATTTTCGCCAGTGTTGTTGCTACTGTGTGCATGGGATAATAGGATCGTTTGAAGTTTATGTTGGGGTTCGTGTTGATGATGATTCTGACGATGATGATAAAATATGGTGGGTTGTTTTATATAAGTGTTTAAAAAACCATAGGGAGAAATCACATGGTCATGTGGTCCAATTTTGAGACATACGTCAAGAAAGGATCACATGAAGGAACTAGAGTTGGTACGTTTGTAATTCTagctctttctctctctctccagtccagtccagtccactCCACTCGATTCTCctccttttctctctctctccttcatatTATAATTCTCCTTCTCTCTTCCGATGAGAGCTGTTCAAAACGGAACAACTATTTATGTAGTtcatcaacttttttttttgtaaaagtagTTCAACAACTTTGAACTATTTATGTTGTATAAAGTTGCATTATGGAAAAACTATGTAattgaattctttttttttttgacaactatGTAAAagtatccaaaaacgttcaaatggtttaaaacagaaaaaatgagtgaaagattagataaatttacctttatagaacacacaaaaatacatatctaaaattaatagatctatcTTTAAATTAGTAGAAGATGAGTActatctgattaaaaacctgcaaaagagatagattattaagaaatacatgagacaaaactgaaaaattcatataaaatttggtgttttcaagtcaaagaaaTTGGAGAAAagttgaagagttttagaatgatgaacattacatttttgttgcagccatttgagaggaagagagagaatgtgtaaatttttatttatatagggagacaaaaaatccaattaggttaaatatttttgattcagacgacttcctagacgacttacgtaaatttatttttttgatcgaTGACAAAAagtaaattacactgtccccagtGTTGGATACACTTGTAGATTTATTTTCCAAAACACTTTTGcaaatattttggatacatgattcagacgacttcctagacgatttattaaattatatttaagaatatatatatatatatatatatttaaatattataatcttagttagattttttactattttggataaaatagattaaaacaacttttacaaaattaataaaaattgatataaagttgtataattatcaaaaaattaCAACTAAACAGcatttctaaaatttgtagaCATATAAAAAGAAGctaataatattatgattaaaaaatattatttttaataaaactgtaaaaaaattgaaaatcttTTGGGCTATTTGCAAAATTCACTCAAAACTCAAAGTCAAACCTAAAACTAACACatgtttttttggatttttttttgctctatTACCGCACAAGTTCATATTATTCACGAAAATACCATTagttttttttcgaaaattgCAGTTTTACACTCTcaacctcatcatcttcaagtatttacaagattgccactgccatcaatacaccaaccaccatgGACAACTAAtctgaagctcttaatgcacctTAAATCGATTTACACTCCTTTCtcaattcttatgaactaaaaacaatatctctttcactttctctccatattcatcaaaaaaaagctaagattttgattctaaaaattTTATGGTTCGTAGAGCCATTGAAACTTACGATTCTTGGTGGGTCACTTTTGTTTGAGATTATGAGTGCTTGGAGAAGACTTTTGTGTGCTAAACAAGTTATCTCACTGCTTGAAActatgaattttgtttttcagatctgttcgTCCAGACGAGTTCTGGGTAAGTCGTCtagctgtagacgacttacatggaagtcttctgatcAATGCAGAGGttaattttgcaattgacttttaaatgtgtttttctagacgacttacatggaagtcatctatctttgtttgttaaaaaaaaatttgagacGACTTCTACGTAAGTCGTCTAAGGTAAACgagttagttttgcatttgactagattgtgtcagaaatttgacttttcctgGACGTCTTACATAAGTCgtctaaaaaaaactttaaaaatcaatattttgttatacctagacgacttccatgtaagttgtctcaggttagttttgcaattgaaaaataaaccaaaaaaaatatttttgtctagacgacttacacggAAGTCATCCATCATACGACTTACACGAAAGTCGTCCATGATTTTATTCTGAGATTCCGGTCAAACCTTTATTATCTTCGACGACTTCTATGTAAGTCGTCGGACGGACAAATTctgtgtaagtcgtctagaaaaaaattaaattttttgttttatttttcaatttcaaaactaacctgagacgacttacatggaagtcgtctaggtataacaaaatattgactttttaattttctactgGACGACTTACACATAAGTCGTCcaagaaaaatcaaatttctgacacaatccagtcaaatgcaaaactaacctgtttttctcgaatttttttttaacaaacaaagatggacaacttccatgtaagtcgtctaggttaaaaatcaattgcaaaactaacctaaatggacgacttcctagaagtctacCAGACGACCTCCGTGGAAGTCgtctgcgtcaatgtttaataaactttcattttctctaaaactataaagacattttaatatttttttttgttaattcatgtatattagtcaATACTAGCGatactgaatgaaatttataacttaattggtgatatttatgaggttacaAACATTCATGCTTAGTAAAGTTCCTAGCTAATTGAGTAAgtcttaaaacatatttctaACTCGTCTGAGTAAGTCTTCCAAAGATCTGAAAAGTTCCTAGCTAATTGAGTAAGTCTGGATCAGAAGACTTTCGAGTAAGTCTTTTAATAGAAGGCTTCCTGGACAACTTATTTCTAACTCGTCCCGAAGACTccaatatttttagcgggaaacaaaaatagaagacttgctagacgacttacatgttagtcgtctagaccctaaacataacctctaaactaaattaactaactaaacatcTCATAAACACATAtgggtaaaatattaatttttcaaaaaaacatttaagcattccaaaatctaaccctaaaaatacatacaatactacaacatatatatgttgccaaaaccataaaccaaagaatatcatgattAACTACTTTCACTCAATTATGTGAAAACTATTCgattttattatatcttaatttacaTCACATagaactgtttataattacatgattttaattttcacttgtcaaaatattttgtaaacaattgttaaattatttttaagatcaacaacacgagacgacttacctggaagtcgtccagacgacttatcGGGGccatattcgtaaaaatgagtTCTGTTTTTtcgtttggtcacaaggggtttaggttagttttgcatttgattcaagtttgagtatttatagaccatggatttgacctACTTTTACCCATGGTTTATAGGtgtttttactaatattattatattatagagtctatttactatatttataagatcaggaGTGATTTAGAGATAAGTCATGATTTtagagcattttggagatatttggagcaagcatccgagatgaccatcgagctcgACAATCGGTCGATATTGAAGAGAAGTAATCGATCGATTTATTATCATGATGTCGATTGATAGCGAAGCACGCAGAAAGCCCGTTTGGTCACAGGCGACTTAAAGCCCAAGttttcaccaatttacaagattacccctgacgagtaTTAACCTAACTATATAAGCTTTGCCACCATGTTAGAGACAAAGTGTGCTTTATTATTTTACTAGTTTTACATCAAAGGTTTTCTAAGATTTCGATAGactggagagaagatccaaagttatatttgtgattggaactccattgatatctattttattattctaaTGCAGTTTTTATACCTAATTGctgtcatgaattgcttagctatgtctgaTTAGTTCatttgttagattttagggtttaaataagttaggagggattagccccaactatagattccTGAGTTGTGATAATCATCTTTAGGATTGTGATTTAATACATGtatctagattagctacctagaacatGTCCTTGGATTCGATTGATAAAAGCGAGAGCTTTAATCTCATCCTGGAAACTTTCGAATAGAACTATGTTTCTTGCTACGAgcaaggcgagagctgatctaaTGAGCTTAGTAAGCTATTATTCAACCCGCACATAAAGCTTGACTAGAGCGCGTCGATCAATATCACACTTGAATAATCGATCGGTAGGACAAAAGGTGCATCAatcgatatccctataggaTTATCGATCGACTCTTTTTATTgatcaaaatacgacagttaAGATCAatagatctagttaatagatgagtccaaacattaCGAATGCTGATGGTTTGTTGATCAAGTAGTTGAACTTTACATTATCATGCAAgcaactcattaggcatctGTACGATTATAATCCCAATTTTCCTGAAAAAAATTTGGGACCTACATGACCAGgagggtcatctgcgtaatgcagcaGGTCAGAGGATAGACACTCAGGGGGCTGCAATCCCTGAGCCTGATGAAGCTGTGCAACCTAAGACGTTGGCGGACTACAACCGTTCAGATCAGTTCTATACCAACATATCAGCCATTAGTCCTCCCACTATTCAGAGGGATTATGAGCTGAAGGCGTAGTATGACACCCTCGTGGGACAGATACCCTACCATGGATTAtctcacgagcatcctatggaccatttggagaGGTTCGAGGATCTGATTTCTGCTATTAAAGTCAAGGGAGTCCCTGAGGATTACCTCATATGCAAGCTCTTCAAGTTCTCACTTTCTGGAGAAGCTTTGCACTGGCTTAAGCAGCTACCACCAGGATCTCTCAAATCCTGGAGTGACATCAAGAATGCGTTCCTATGCAATTTCTTTGATGAAGCACGCGCTGAAGACACTTGAGGAGCAAGATTGCTACATTCACTCAGGAGCCTGCAAAATCATTCAAAGGctcttggatcagattcaaggcttatcagagagactgtccacaccatggattcaaTGAAGTACAGCTGCTTAGTACTTTCTACAGAGGCATCGCGGTGCAGTACCAGATGGCTCTTGATGCTTCCAGTAATGGGAACTTCAACACCAGGAATCCAGGAGAGGCAATAAAGGTCATTGAAAACCTCGGATCTAGCAACAGCACCAAGAACATTGATTTTGAGAGGAGGAAGTCTGCCACCATCCCTGGGAATGATCAGATGGATGAGGTAAAGGCAAAGCTGGACAGTGTTCACAAACTTCTCAGGAAGCAAGTCTGCTTGGTTGAAGATGCAGAAGTTGTAGAAATAGAgggtagagaagaagaagaagaagtcaacTTCATTGGTGGAACAGGTTTCCAAGGGTCTGGAAACCACGGTGGAAACCAAAGATCCTATGGAAATAGAGGAAATTTCAACCAGAGTTCACAATACCAGAAACCTTAAAGCAACAACAGGAATTTTGGAAGCCACCGCTGCCTACTCAGGAGAGCAAGATTGAGGAGATGCTTGAGAGGGTTCTTGAGACACAGCAGCGCATGACAGTGGACATCAATGGAAAGATTGACTCTGTCTACACCAACCTGAACACAAAGTTTGATACTTTGAGCACTCATGTGAAGAAGCTGGAGACACAAATTGTTCAAACAGGAGAAGCTCTTAAGAGGCAGGAAACCTTAACAAGAGGGGTAGGAGATGATGTGATGAAACACCACGTGAATGCCATTATTGGGAATGATTTCTGGAAAGTGGTGAAGGAGGAGAAGCTGCAGGAAGGAGATTTTGAAGTAGAATGCCTGATGAGCTTCGGCGAATCGCACTGGTGTCGATCAACGTTAGACCATGCATATCGATCGAAAGTCC
It encodes:
- the LOC103833333 gene encoding EPIDERMAL PATTERNING FACTOR-like protein 9, with translation MKHEMRNMKLRCISFFFLLFGLLLGNFIVEASKARSIDDTLSLPRQVHLPYSRRHMIGSTAPTCTYNECRGCRYKCRAEQVPVEGNDPINSAYHYRCVCHR